In Brockia lithotrophica, one DNA window encodes the following:
- a CDS encoding transposase, IS605 OrfB, giving the protein MKIHRAYRYELDPNKEQRILLAKHAGAARFAYNWGLARWIEIYEKEGRTTNATELHRELNRLKKADFPWMYEVSKWAPQEALRDLEKAFQNFFRGRKTGRKVGHPKFRRKHDRRDSFRLDNSSGTIRLLLDGSDRHHPRKAVNGFG; this is encoded by the coding sequence GTGAAGATCCATAGAGCCTACCGGTACGAGCTCGATCCCAACAAGGAACAACGCATCCTCCTCGCCAAGCACGCCGGGGCCGCCCGCTTCGCCTACAACTGGGGTCTCGCGCGGTGGATCGAGATCTACGAAAAAGAAGGCCGCACGACAAATGCGACGGAGCTCCACCGGGAACTGAACCGCCTGAAGAAGGCGGACTTCCCGTGGATGTACGAGGTGTCCAAATGGGCACCGCAGGAGGCGCTTCGGGACCTGGAAAAGGCGTTCCAAAACTTCTTCCGCGGGCGGAAGACCGGCCGGAAGGTCGGCCATCCGAAGTTTCGCCGCAAACACGACCGGCGGGACAGTTTCAGGCTGGACAACAGTTCCGGCACGATTCGCCTGCTTCTGGACGGAAGTGACAGGCACCATCCCAGAAAGGCGGTGAATGGTTTTGGATGA
- a CDS encoding resolvase — MKLSQWAKKRGITYKTAWRRVKEGKMPVPFEITPSGTILVHEPEATKEGIVALYARVSSSDPKADLERQVVRLLEFANAQGLSVGKTVKEVGSGLNGRRKELIKLLSDPNVTTIVVEHRDRLTRFGFEYIEASLRAQGRRILVVVEREVDDDLVRE; from the coding sequence ATGAAACTCAGCCAATGGGCCAAAAAGCGCGGAATCACCTACAAGACGGCGTGGCGCCGGGTCAAAGAGGGCAAAATGCCCGTGCCGTTCGAAATCACTCCCTCGGGCACGATCCTCGTCCACGAACCCGAAGCGACCAAGGAGGGCATCGTCGCCCTCTACGCCCGGGTGTCGTCTTCCGACCCAAAGGCCGATCTCGAACGACAGGTGGTGAGGCTTCTGGAGTTTGCCAATGCCCAAGGCCTTTCGGTCGGAAAGACGGTGAAAGAAGTCGGTTCCGGTCTGAACGGCAGGCGGAAGGAGCTCATCAAGCTCCTCTCCGACCCGAACGTAACGACCATCGTCGTGGAACATCGGGATCGGCTGACGCGTTTTGGCTTTGAATACATCGAAGCTTCTCTTCGGGCGCAGGGACGCCGCATTCTGGTGGTCGTAGAAAGAGAGGTGGACGACGACCTGGTGCGCGAGTAG